GGCGAACTCCTTGAATTCCTTGATTATGCTCATGAGCGGCTTTCTCCTGGTTGGGCGAGGGGAGGCGTGCCGCGACGCGCAGGGCTGCGAAGCGTCTGATGGGTCGGATGGGATCGGAGGCACGCCGATGGCCGCATGATAGCGAACGTACCCCATTGCCGGTAGCCCATCTTGAAATGATTAACAAATGCGCGTACCGGCGCGAGCAAAACTGAAAGGCAGCGTGCGGGCGTCGCGATGCGTCGCGCCCGCACGCGCGATGCTCAGGTGTTGTCGTCGGTCCAGCCGTCGTCGTTACTGCCGAGATCGACACCGCCGCCGCCACTGCCGTCGCTCCAGTTCGAATTGTCGCCACGGCCGAGGTCGAAGCCCGGGTCGCCGCCTTGCCGGCGGCGCTGGTCGTCGACGATCACGTCGTGTTCGACCACGCGCTCGCGGCCGCCGGACATCGCTTCGCCGAGCAGCACGCCGGTCAGCAGCCCGCCCATTCCACCGCCGAAACCGCCGCCTTGCTGAACCACGACGGGCGGCTGTTGTTGCGGATACGGTTGCGGCGGGTACGGTTGCTGCTGATACGGCTGGCCTTGCATGCCGGTGACGCGATCGGCTTCCTGCGCGTAGACCGAGCCGCTGCCGTTCGCCGGCGCCGCGGGTTGCGCGCTCGGGTCGGGGCGTCCTTCGACGCGCGCCTTCACGCTCGCATGACGCTGTTCGAGTTCGTCGATGCGATAGGGCGGCACCGGGTTCTTGCCGTTCGACAGCGCTTCGACGAGCGAGCGTGCATCCGTCTCGATGCCTTCGAGTTCACCCGTGAGCGCGGCAGCACCGGGCGCCGTCGACAGCTTGGCGTCGAGTTTCAGCGGACGGATGTCGTTCAGCACGTCGGTCGCGCGCTTGAGCTGCGTGCGGCGCTCGTCGTCGGCGCGGCTGTCGTCGGCCGAGCGCGCGCGTCGCAGCGTCCAGCGCAGTACCAGCGCGATGATCACGACGATCAGCCCGAGGCCGATCCACATGCCGGTCGACGGACCGTGTTTCGCGGCGGGTGCGGCGGGCGCGAGCGACGATTGCAATGAACCGGTCTGGGTGGCCGACGGTGCGGTGCCGCTCGTGCGCGCGGCATCCGCGCGGATGCGCGATTCGGTCTGCGCGAAATGCGATGCGTCGGTGAAGCGCAGTTGCGGATCGAGCGACTTCGCCTGTTGCAGTTGCGCGAGCGCGTCGGCTGAGCGGCCTTCGCGATCCAGCACCTGTGCGTACAGGTAGTGCGCATGCGCGTTGTTCGGATGGGCGTCGATGACTTGCGACAACTGCGTGTCGGCGCGCTGCCAGTCGCGTTGTGCGATCGACTGCTGGACTTGCTGCAGCGACGGTACCGCAAATGCGGCGGACGACAGCAGCATCAGCGAGAGGCCGAGTGCGGCGAGAGATTTCTTCATGGTCGAACCGGGCGCGAGCGCCCGTCTCCTGACGATCGGTGCGCGCCGCGAGCCCGGCGGGCCGCGGCGCGATTGCCGTTACTGCGCGGGCGTGTCGAGCTGC
This window of the Burkholderia cepacia GG4 genome carries:
- a CDS encoding tetratricopeptide repeat protein, which translates into the protein MKKSLAALGLSLMLLSSAAFAVPSLQQVQQSIAQRDWQRADTQLSQVIDAHPNNAHAHYLYAQVLDREGRSADALAQLQQAKSLDPQLRFTDASHFAQTESRIRADAARTSGTAPSATQTGSLQSSLAPAAPAAKHGPSTGMWIGLGLIVVIIALVLRWTLRRARSADDSRADDERRTQLKRATDVLNDIRPLKLDAKLSTAPGAAALTGELEGIETDARSLVEALSNGKNPVPPYRIDELEQRHASVKARVEGRPDPSAQPAAPANGSGSVYAQEADRVTGMQGQPYQQQPYPPQPYPQQQPPVVVQQGGGFGGGMGGLLTGVLLGEAMSGGRERVVEHDVIVDDQRRRQGGDPGFDLGRGDNSNWSDGSGGGGVDLGSNDDGWTDDNT